The Arachis hypogaea cultivar Tifrunner chromosome 19, arahy.Tifrunner.gnm2.J5K5, whole genome shotgun sequence genome has a window encoding:
- the LOC112779892 gene encoding probable linoleate 9S-lipoxygenase 5, with the protein MFKNIIDAVTGGGDKQNHRQTVKGTVVLMKKNVLDFNDFSASLLDRLHEFLGKRVSLQLISAVNADDHGSNTFDWDNEEIGTPGAFLIRNNHHSEFYLKSLTLEDVPSHGVIHFPCNSWVYPASKYQNDRVFFSNKTYLPAETPISLLKYREEELENLRGDGKGQLQEWDRVYDYEVYNDLGNPDKGPQHARPVLGGSTEYPYPRRGRTGRAPAKSDPKYESRLNLALSLNIYVPRDERFGHLKLADFLSYALKSIVQVLKPEFESIFDKTPNEFDSFEDVLKLYEGGLEVPEGVVKVIRDNVPLEMLKEIFRTDGERFLKFPLPQVIAVDKFAWRTDEEFAREMLAGINPVMIRSLEEFPPASKLDPKVYGDQTSTITKEHIESNLEGHTINEVIIERKLFILDHHDALMPYLRRINSTSTKTYASRTLLFLQKNGTLKPLAIELSLPHPEGDQHGAISKVFVPEEKGVENSLWQLAKGYVGVVDSGYHQLISHWLHTHAVIEPFIIATNRQLSVLHPIYKLLHPHYRDTMNINALGRQILINAGGALEVTVFTSKYSMEFSSMLYKDWVFPEQALPQDLLKRGVAVKDSSCPHGLKLLIEDYPFAVDGLEIWFAIKTWVQDYCSVYYKDDESIKKDAELQSWWKELREKGHGDKKEEIWWPKMQTREELIETCTIIIWIASALHAAINFGQYPYGGYPPNRPAISSKLVPEKGTPEYDELLANPDKTYLKTFTSQFKAVLGISLVEILSRHSSDEVYLGQRDTENWTSDAEALEAFAKFGKKIEDIEEGMKRMNNDEKLRNRYGPVKMPYTLLYPSSEGGLTGRGIPNSVSI; encoded by the exons GTTCAAATACTTTTGATTGGGACAATGAGGAGATAGGAACACCAGGTGCATTTCTAATTAGGAACAACCATCACAGTGAGTTTTACCTTAAAAGCCTCACACTTGAAGATGTTCCTTCCCATGGTGTCATTCACTTTCCTTGTAATTCTTGGGTTTACCCTGCTAGTAAATATCAAAACGACCGCGTTTTCTTCTCCAACAAG ACATACCTTCCAGCTGAAACACCAATATCACTGCTCAAGTATAGAGAAGAAGAACTAGAGAATTTAAGAGGGGATGGAAAGGGCCAGCTCCAAGAGTGGGACAGAGTCTATGATTATGAAGTCTACAATGACCTGGGAAATCCAGATAAGGGTCCACAACATGCTCGTCCAGTTCTTGGAGGGTCCACCGAATATCCATACCCTCGAAGAGGAAGAACCGGTAGAGCACCAGCTAAATCAG ATCCAAAGTATGAGAGTAGGTTGAATCTTGCTTTGAGCTTAAACATATATGTTCCAAGGGATGAAAGATTTGGTCACTTGAAGTTGGCGGATTTTCTCTCATATGCACTGAAATCTATAGTCCAAGTTCTCAAACCGGAATTTGAATCAATATTCGACAAAACCCCTAATGAGTTTGACAGCTTTGAAGATGTACTCAAACTATATGAAGGTGGACTTGAAGTGCCTGAGGGTGTAGTTAAGGTTATTCGGGATAATGTTCCTCTTGAAATGCTGAAGGAAATTTTTCGCACCGATGGTGAAAGGTTCCTCAAATTTCCTCTGCCTCAAGTGATTGCAG TGGATAAGTTTGCATGGAGAACAGACGAAGAATTTGCGAGAGAGATGTTGGCCGGAATAAACCCGGTTATGATCCGCAGTCTCGAA GAATTCCCACCAGCAAGCAAGCTAGACCCAAAAGTCTATGGTGATCAAACCAGCACAATAACAAAAGAACACATTGAAAGTAATTTGGAAGGCCACACAATTAATGAG GTAATCATAGAAAGGAAGTTATTCATATTGGATCACCATGATGCACTAATGCCATACCTGAGAAGGATAAACTCCACTTCTACAAAGACTTATGCTTCCAGAACACTTCTTTTCTTGCAAAAGAATGGGACATTAAAGCCCCTCGCCATCGAGCTGAGTTTGCCGCATCCCGAGGGAGATCAACATGGCGCCATAAGTAAAGTTTTTGTCCCCGAAGAAAAAGGTGTTGAAAATTCCTTGTGGCAACTCGCCAAAGGTTATGTCGGAGTAGTCGACTCCGGCTATCATCAACTTATAAGCCATTG GCTACATACTCATGCAGTCATCGAGCCGTTTATTATCGCGACGAACAGGCAGCTTAGTGTTCTTCATCCGATTTATAAGCTGTTACATCCTCACTATCGCGACACCATGAATATAAATGCGCTTGGAAGGCAGATCCTCATCAATGCAGGTGGTGCTCTAGAGGTAACAGTTTTTACATCAAAATATTCCATGGAGTTTTCCTCTATGCTTTATAAAGATTGGGTTTTCCCGGAGCAAGCACTACCTCAAGATCTTCTCAAGAG AGGAGTGGCTGTTAAAGATTCAAGTTGCCCACACGGCCTTAAGCTATTGATCGAGGATTACCCTTTTGCAGTTGATGGACTAGAAATCTGGTTCGCCATCAAGACATGGGTTCAAGACTATTGCAGCGTTTACTACAAGGACGACGAGTCAATCAAGAAAGACGCAGAACTCCAATCTTGGTGGAAGGAATTAAGGGAGAAGGGCCATGGTGACAAGAAAGAAGAGATATGGTGGCCAAAGATGCAGACACGTGAGGAGCTCATTGAAACATGCACCATCATTATATGGATCGCTTCGGCTCTTCATGCCGCCATCAACTTCGGACAGTATCCGTACGGAGGCTACCCGCCGAACCGTCCAGCCATAAGTAGCAAATTGGTGCCGGAAAAAGGAACGCCGGAGTATGATGAACTGTTGGCGAATCCTGATAAGACTTATCTGAAAACATTCACTTCACAGTTCAAGGCTGTTCTTGGAATTTCACTTGTGGAGATCTTGTCTAGGCATTCTAGTGATGAGGTGTACTTAGGGCAGAGAGACACTGAAAATTGGACGTCGGATGCTGAGGCGTTAGAAGCATTTGCCAAGTTCGGGAAGAAGATTGAAGATATTGAGGAAGGGATGAAGAGAATGAACAATGATGAGAAACTGAGGAACAGATATGGACCCGTTAAGATGCCGTACACTTTGCTTTATCCTTCTAGTGAAGGTGGACTAACTGGAAGAGGGATTCCAAATAGTGTCTCAATCTAA